The Syngnathus scovelli strain Florida chromosome 7, RoL_Ssco_1.2, whole genome shotgun sequence DNA window ATCATTCCTGAGTTCTGCCGTTACAATGGCTCCTCCACATGCATGTTCAAGGATAGAATAAGCCTGtgcttaccgtttttatttttatcgttTTATATTTAGGATCTAAAGTCTTCTTCATTCAAATGCTGACTAATTATATTCTGCATCAGTGTAGGTTAGTGACAGACTACAGTGCGTTCTGACTAATTCACCGCCTTAACGAAATTCTGCCGAAAAAACAAGGACCACCTCTACCATAATGCCGTATTTTCTTAAAGAGATGAATATTGAGTCCTGTTGTAGTCATCGCCTAAATCGTAGTTGACCTGAGGTACAGAGCAGTCTGTGAAAAAGTTGGAGAAGGCTAACGAGCACAGCGCGTTATCCTCGATGCCCAATGGGGCGGCGGCCTCCGGGTGGCAGTAGAGTGGGGGCTGGACAGGCGTCGAGAGCTTCCTGGCAAGCGGCGGCGAGCAGCTAGTCCACGACTCAGGGTAAAGGAGACCCCCAATGAAGTGGTGGCCATCGTAGGAGGTGGCGGCGCCACCGTCTGGGCCAGGCATGCTTTGGTAGAGTTCCTGTTCGGCCGCCGAGCTGATGTAATCGGGTCCCAGAAGTTCAAAGAAGTCCGCCGCCTCTGGGTTGGCTCGCTCCAGGTCCCGTAGCGAGACTCCTGCCACGGGGTTGATCTTGGAGCAGTTGGCCGGCTCGGTGAAGAAGGAAGGCGGCAGGTTGCGGTGGCGCAGGGGCGGCTTCCTGGCTTTCTCACTACGGATTTCCGTGGTGGGGCTGAAGAGGGCAGCCAAACTGCGGTTCTGCAGGCTGACCTGGACGCCGTCGCGCTTGGGGACAGTCTTGCCCGCCGGGGGCGAGGACGCTGGGCCCTTCCCTCCCACATCGGTGACGTTGATGATCCCGGTGCACCTCTTGATCTGCTTCTGCAGATACTTGCGGTGGTTGACTTTCCTCTTGGACTTGACCGGCTTGTCCAAGGCCAGCTTGATGTTACTGGAGGCTGAGTCCATGAAACTCAGCAGCTCCTTAGTGGTCTCCTTGTAGTCCTCTTCCTTCTCCGGCTCACCAAGGAGACCCCCGTCCATTCCCGAGCCAGGGAAGCAGAAATTCAGGAACTGCGGGTTCATGATGGCGGCCATTCCTCACCCGCCGCAATCTAGACAAGTTCCTCAGATCATATTCGCCACTATCCTGATGCTGCTCGACATTCCGGAGCACAAGTGAGGAGACGAAGAGCGGAGGGAGGGGATCTTTCAGGGGGCCGGAccccgtgatgtcaagagagagGGGGTGTTTCCCCCTTCAAAGAGCGCAGGACTTAACTCTTTGCTTGTCCCGGGGCCACCTGCATCCCCAGAGGGATTTTGTTT harbors:
- the LOC125972844 gene encoding protein FAM181B, whose protein sequence is MAAIMNPQFLNFCFPGSGMDGGLLGEPEKEEDYKETTKELLSFMDSASSNIKLALDKPVKSKRKVNHRKYLQKQIKRCTGIINVTDVGGKGPASSPPAGKTVPKRDGVQVSLQNRSLAALFSPTTEIRSEKARKPPLRHRNLPPSFFTEPANCSKINPVAGVSLRDLERANPEAADFFELLGPDYISSAAEQELYQSMPGPDGGAATSYDGHHFIGGLLYPESWTSCSPPLARKLSTPVQPPLYCHPEAAAPLGIEDNALCSLAFSNFFTDCSVPQVNYDLGDDYNRTQYSSL